One window of the Carassius auratus strain Wakin unplaced genomic scaffold, ASM336829v1 scaf_tig00216727, whole genome shotgun sequence genome contains the following:
- the LOC113098882 gene encoding uncharacterized protein LOC113098882 has translation MSPSINVYNIHDKMKRNYPSGHEKRKKKKTYESELREQQSGAMLKFVSRGDAGPSASTSTDSVDTHPASASTSTDPEQPASANTAQQSSTSTNTDPGEVQAVSASSSTNPIQPTSANTVQTSSESRNTVTDPGEVQAASVREKEKEKRLRNSKRHFSYEAPDEPMTDALKNLEVNFFNIVVDSAVTSMDERFETLNQVKSKYGVLLNFSTASQMSSESLKAHCMEVQNTLTFRDDYDISGMDLAHEIQNLPDLPSDKMTAFELLSFLCEKNLEELYPNLWIALRIAVTLPVTVASSERSFSKLKLIKSYLRSSMSQERLSGLAIMSINHDVGKHLSYDDIIDDFASRKCRKGIF, from the exons ATGTCACCGTcaattaatgtttacaacatcCATGACAAAATGAAGCGAAACTATCCTTCTGGTCacgaaaagaggaaaaaaaaaaaaacctatgaaaGTGAACTGCGGGAACAACAATCAG GTGCTATGCTTAAGTTTGTCAGTAGAGGAGATGCTGGACCATCAGCCAGTACAAGCACAGACTCAGTTGATACACATCCAGCCTCAGCCAGTACTAGCACAGACCCAGAACAGCCAGCTTCAGCAAATACAGCACAGCAGTCTTCAACAAGTACTAACACAGACCCAGGTGAAGTACAGGCAGTCTCAGCCAGTTCTAGCACAAACCCAATACAGCCAACTTCAGCAAATACAGTACAGACGTCTTCAGAAAGTAGGAACACAGTGACAGACCCAGGTGAAGTACAGGCAGCCTcagtcagagagaaagagaaagagaagagactGAGAAACAGCAAGAGGCATTTCAGCTATGAGGCTCCTGATGAACCAATGACTGATGCACTGAAAAACCTTGAAGTCAACTTCTTTAACATTGTGGTCGACTCTGCTGTGACATCCATGGATGAGAGATTTGAAACACTCAACCAGGTGAAATCCAAATATGGAGTGTTGCTAAACTTCAGCACTGCCTCACAGATGTCTAGTGAATCTTTAAAGGCTCACTGCATGGAAGTTCAAAATACTCTAACCTTCAGAGATGACTATGACATCAGTGGAATGGATCTGGCACACGAGATTCAGAATTTACCTGATCTGCCATCAGATAAGATGACTGCATTTGAGTTGCTTTCATTTCTTTGTGAGAAAAACCTGGAGGAACTCTATCCTAATCTTTGGATAGCCCTAAGAATTGCAGTCACCCTGCCTGTAACAGTAGCATCGTCAGAGAGGAGCTTTTCAAAATTAAAGCTCATCAAAAGCTACCTGAGGTCTTCAATGTCACAGGAACGTTTGAGTGGATTGGCCATCATGAGCATAAATCATGATGTGGGGAAACACTTGTCCTATGATGACATCATTGATGATTTTGCCTCAAGAAAGTGCAGAAAAGGAATATTTTGA
- the LOC113098881 gene encoding SCAN domain-containing protein 3-like, with translation MSLSRKRKVDQENRVFKDDWTERYAFILPQSSTKPFCLICNETVGVVKSGNVKRHYETKHGHFERQYPQNTEVRTAKLRQLNTSYESTNKLLVRAVTQQDRATEASFRVAWVLGKNKKPFTDAEIVKECLVEIADALFEGKERQEMSEKFKKIPLSHDTLTRRTEVLAHDLVNQLTDDIKDAPCLSLAVDESTDSTDQAQLCVFVRYFSKAKGTLCEDILGLTPLCHTRGEDIYEAIIQMLNERGIDVKHIVSITTDGAPAMIGKEKGAVQRLKEQHSDLLTYHCIIHQSMLCASLGKEYSDVMETIMKLVNYLRASSALQHRLLRAFLTEVNAAYDDLLLHNNVRWLSKGKVLERFWAIRTDLEMFLSQQKNVKARHYLDFLRDNDTMEVVAFLVDITSHLNELNLKLQGQGNTVCDLMAAVRSFERRLEIFKSDITGPHIHFPTLLQQTNGNHHHHHLSFLEKLAENFRMRFEGFNVGRQVLLCITSPFLVKNVEEFSKEIKSIFPWASMASLQTELIDLQENVVLQEVDCDTVTFWTKMVTAENFPNLQKVAICVLTMFGSTYRCESAFSAMNAIKNSHRSSLTNEHLGQCLRLATTPFVPRFRQLMGERQCHFSH, from the exons ATGTCATTGTCCAGGAAAAGAAAAGTTGACCAAGAAAATAGAGTTTTCAAAGATGATTGGACAGAGAGGTATGCGTTCATTTTGCCCCAATCCAGCACGAAGCCATTCTGTTTGATTTGTAACGAAACAGTTGGAGTTGTGAAGAGTGGAAACGTCAAACGGCATTATGAAACAAAACACGGTCATTTTGAACGACAATATCCACAAAATACAGAGGTACGGACAGCAAAACTACGACAGCTTAATACTTCATATGAATCAACAAATAAGTTGCTTGTGAGAGCTGTGACACAGCAAGACAGAGCTACAGAAGCATCTTTCCGTGTGGCCTGGGTACTAGGCAAAAACAAGAAGCCATTCACTGATGCAGAGATAGTTAAGGAGTGTTTAGTGGAGATAGCAGATGCTTTGTTTGAGGGAAAAGAGAGACAGGAGATGTCagaaaaatttaagaaaattCCACTGTCCCATGACACATTAACCAGGAGGACAGAGGTACTTGCCCATGACTTAGTAAACCAGTTAACTGATGATATCAAAGATGCACCCTGCCTTTCACTTGCGGTGGATGAGTCAACAGATAGCACAGACCAAGCCCAGCTATGTGTGTTTGTCAGATATTTCAGCAAGGCAAAGGGGACATTATGTGAAGACATACTGGGCCTTACTCCACTCTGTCACACTAGAGGAGAGGACATATATGAAGCTATCATTCAGATGCTTAATGAACGGGGAATTGATGTCAAGCATATTGTGTCCATCACTACTGATGGTGCTCCAGCCATGATAGGGAAGGAGAAAGGTGCTGTTCAGCGTCTTAAAGAGCAGCACTCCGACCTGCTGACATACCACTGTATAATACACCAGTCCATGCTGTGTGCTAGCCTTGGAAAAGAATATTCAGACGTCATGGAAACTATTATGAAGCTTGTGAACTACCTGAGAGCCTCCTCTGCCCTTCAGCACCGTCTTCTGCGGGCATTCCTGACTGAG GTAAATGCTGCTTATGACGACTTACTCCTCCATAACAATGTTAGGTGGCTGAGTAAGGGAAAAGTCTTGGAAAGGTTTTGGGCCATCAGGACAGATTTGGAGATGTTTTTGTCCCAGCAGAAGAATGTCAAAGCCAGACATTACTTGGATTTTCTGAGGGATAATGACACCATGGAGGTTGTGGCCTTTTTAGTGGACATAACATCTCATCTAAATGAACTAAATCTGAAGCTCCAGGGCCAAGGCAATACAGTGTGTGATCTGATGGCAGCAGTGCGCTCCTTTGAAAGGCGGCTGGAGATCTTTAAAAGTGACATCACAGGGCCACATATCCACTTTCCAACTCTTCTCCAGCAGACTAATGGaaatcaccatcatcaccatctttCCTTTTTGGAGAAGCTAGCTGAAAATTTCAGGATGCGCTTTGAGGGCTTCAATGTAGGCAGACAAGTGCTGCTTTGCATTACATCTCCATTCCTAGTCAAGAATGTTGAGGAGTTTTCAAAAGAAATCAAGAGCATCTTCCCGTGGGCAAGCATGGCATCTCTGCAGACTGAACTAATTGACTTGCAGGAAAACGTGGTTTTGCAGGAAGTGGACTGTGACACTGTTACCTTTTGGACTAAAATGGTCACAGCTGAAAATTTCCCCAATCTACAGAAAGTAGCCATCTGTGTTCTTACCATGTTTGGGTCAACCTATCGGTGTGAGTCTGCATTCTCAGCAATGAATGCTATAAAGAACTCACACCGCAGCAGcttgactaatgaacatttaggCCAGTGTCTCCGTCTAGCAACCACACCTTTTGTGCCACGGTTTCGTCAGTTGATGGGAGAAAGACAGTGCCATTTCTCACATTAA